One Drosophila santomea strain STO CAGO 1482 chromosome X, Prin_Dsan_1.1, whole genome shotgun sequence DNA segment encodes these proteins:
- the LOC120455310 gene encoding uncharacterized protein LOC120455310 encodes MSLPKRSSKHQPLGYKELQKVEELYPVVMGAPNQQITPWNDVDRQLQDGMGELQLMFNRLAPPPSSGKFNPNRSNPIIHNLDERPLPIVTGSWGQVKKTHTRNPILNPENCVPEIEEKPERAVQLIEEDLPAQEMDARTRLLAIRFFNLMLAKLWRRRRAEVCDLHTLVRKYQVHAARTQTELFTRNQMICSEQRRGEQLNNQLMRAISRVRVTMQSCAELDNELQQLRIREASLSNELASKSLECEYFAEMLDSFRTDMFRELTNYRKGAAELANQQRRALELEYENAELEDQLLTIKDQFLQQNDQMSVALGEKQQQLDAAYETLKHYEQELVQLEIKYQEMLSQTGLEVDLQREVSILKKNMSVPRCLIFYLTACNWGTSHGCVYHVVAGTLDCLAPAYSTPPMTNNLLRMGMAAIFLLYAMY; translated from the exons ATGTCGTTACCGAAGCGGTCGTCGAAACACCAGCCACTCGGCTATAAGGAACTGCAGAAGGTGGAGGAGTTGTATCCCGTCGTCATGGGTGCACCCAATCAGCAAATTACTCCTTGGAACGACGTAGATCGCCAGTTGCAGGACGGAATGG GCGAGTTGCAGCTTATGTTTAATCGACTGGCACCGCCGCCATCGTCGGGCAAATTCAATCCTAACAGATCCAATCCGATTATACATAATTTGGATGAAAGACCACTGCCAATTGTCACGGGATCATGGGGCCAGGTGAAGAAAACCCACACGCGTAATCCGATCCTGAATCCAGAAAATTGTGTACCAGAAATCGAAGAAAAGCCAGAGCGGGCTGTGCAGCTAATCGAAGAGGATCTTCCGGCGCAGGAAATGGACGCGAGAACCCGCTTGCTGGCCATCAGGTTCTTCAATCTAATGCTGGCAAAGCTATGGCGTCGGCGAAGGGCCGAAGTCTGCGATCTGCACACGCTAGTTCGCAAGTACCAAGTTCAT GCCGCTCGCACCCAAACAGAGCTGTTCACGCGCAACCAAATGATCTGCTCGGAGCAGCGACGTGGGGAGCAGCTGAACAATCAGCTGATGAGGGCCATCAGTCGCGTCCGCGTGACCATGCAAAGCTGCGCCGAGCTGGACAACGAACTGCAGCAGCTGAGGATCCGGGAAGCGTCGCTGAGCAACGAGCTAGCCTCCAAGTCGCTGGAGTGCGAATATTTCGCTGAAATGCTCGACAGCTTCCGCACCGATATGTTTCGCGAGCTGACCAATTATCGCAAGGGAGCCGCCGAATTGGCCAACCAACAGCGGCGCGCACTCGAATTGGAGTATGAAAACGCCGAGCTGGAGGATCAACTGCTAACGATTAAGGATCAGTTTCTGCAGCAGAACGACCAAATGTCGGTGGCGCTTGGCgagaaacagcagcaactggaCGCCGCCTATGAGACACTAAAGCACTACGAACAAGAGCTGGTCCAACTGGAGAT AAAGTACCAGGAGATGCTGAGCCAAACGGGACTGGAAGTCGACCTGCAGAGGGAGGTCTCGATTTTAAAGAAGAACATGAGCGTTCCTCGCTGTCTAATCTTCTACCTGACTGCCTGCAATTGGGGGACTTCTCATGGTTGCGTTTACCACGTGGTGGCCGGCACACTCGACTGTCTGGCGCCCGCGTATTCCACACCCCCGATGACTAACAATTTACTCAGAATGGGCATGGCCGCCATATTCCTGCTTTATGCCATGTATTGA
- the LOC120455311 gene encoding 39S ribosomal protein L33, mitochondrial, whose translation MRLTNVLFKKVKSKRIMVVLESVVSGHQYNAFRDRLADKLEIIRFDPYIQQDSLYRERKKIRSA comes from the exons ATGCGCCTGACGAACGTTTTATTCAAGAAGGTTAAGAGCAA GCGAATCATGGTCGTGCTGGAAAGTGTGGTCAGTGGACATCAGTATAATGCTTTTCGCGATCGTTTGGCCGACAAATTGGAGATAATACGGTTCGATCCGTACA TTCAACAGGATAGCCTTTATCGCGAACGCAAGAAAATCCGCAGCGCGTAA